GTCCTGCGCGTAAGCTTCGGGGACTTCGAGTAAATTTGTCGCGACGGCCGTGGTTTGGTGCAGCGCGGGAAGCGACCGGCTGTCGATCTCGCCTTGACGTCTCCGGCTCACTGATCGTAGCAATCACTACGACGTCGTCCCGGTTGCCGGGTTGGTCGGAGATACAAGGAGGATCGTTCATTGTCAGCAGCTGTGCACGCAGAGAGCCGCGTTAAGGCGAAGGAAGCCGCCCGGGCGGGCTGGCAATATGAGTTGTACGACCTGCTCCGACGAAACAACTTCACGCAGTTTGCCTACGTCCCGGATGCCGGCCACACCGTTCTCATCAACGAGTCGCTCGCAGATGCCGAGGTCGAGTCGATCGCGCTTACAACCGAAGAAGAAGGTGTCGCGATGATGGCGGGTGCCGAGTTGGGCGGCGCCCGTGGCGTGCTGCTTATGCAGAGCAGCGGCGCGGGTAATTGCGTCAACCTTCTCTCCCTGATAGCGGGCGGACGCTTCCCTTTCTTGACGCTCCTGAGTATGCGCGGAGATTTCGGCGAGGGTAATCCCTGGCAGATGCCGATGGGGAGGGCCGTCGAGCCGGTCCTGGAAGCGATGTCGGTTCGATGTCTGCGTGTAGACCGGCCTGAGGACGTCGTGCCTGTCGTCTCGGCTGCCATCACGATGGCCTTCCAAGGCGGCGAGGCAGTTGCGGTCCTCCTCACTCAAAAACTCATCGGCGCGAAGGCGTTCTAGGGGGCATGATCATGAAAGCAAATGTTGGCAATCCGGAGTTCGACGAGCGCTACGTCCTTGATCGACGTGAGGCCGTTCCAGCGTTAGTGGGAGGTCACAAGGAGTTCCTGTTCATCGCGGGCTTGGCTGGCACCGCGCGCGATGTG
This is a stretch of genomic DNA from Bradyrhizobium sp. CCBAU 53338. It encodes these proteins:
- a CDS encoding phosphonopyruvate decarboxylase, encoding MSAAVHAESRVKAKEAARAGWQYELYDLLRRNNFTQFAYVPDAGHTVLINESLADAEVESIALTTEEEGVAMMAGAELGGARGVLLMQSSGAGNCVNLLSLIAGGRFPFLTLLSMRGDFGEGNPWQMPMGRAVEPVLEAMSVRCLRVDRPEDVVPVVSAAITMAFQGGEAVAVLLTQKLIGAKAF